Proteins encoded by one window of Bacteroidota bacterium:
- a CDS encoding succinate dehydrogenase/fumarate reductase iron-sulfur subunit, with protein MNLTLKVWRQKNKSDKGGFATYAVDGISEDMSFLEMFDVLNERLIAKGEEPIAFDHDCREGICGMCSMFINGRAHGPNKGTTTCQLHMRFFKDGDTIVVEPWRAKGFPVIKDLVVDRTAFDRIMAAGGFVSVSTGNAKDANNIPIPKPDADEAFGAAACIGCGACVASCKNSAAMLFVSAKVSQLALLPQGQVERKQRVQSMVAQMDEEGFGNCTMTGSCEADCPKEISILHIARMNREYMMSNIIE; from the coding sequence ATGAATCTTACTCTCAAAGTCTGGCGGCAAAAAAATAAATCCGACAAAGGCGGATTCGCCACTTATGCGGTTGATGGAATTTCCGAGGACATGTCTTTTCTAGAAATGTTCGATGTGCTGAATGAGCGCCTCATCGCGAAAGGTGAAGAGCCAATCGCTTTCGACCACGATTGCCGCGAGGGAATTTGCGGAATGTGTTCGATGTTTATCAATGGCCGCGCGCACGGGCCGAACAAAGGAACAACAACCTGCCAACTGCACATGCGCTTTTTCAAAGACGGAGATACGATTGTTGTGGAACCGTGGAGAGCGAAAGGATTTCCGGTGATAAAAGATTTGGTGGTTGACCGCACCGCGTTCGACCGCATTATGGCGGCAGGCGGATTTGTTTCCGTGAGCACCGGCAACGCAAAAGACGCAAATAATATTCCCATTCCGAAACCGGATGCGGATGAAGCATTTGGCGCTGCCGCTTGCATTGGCTGCGGAGCGTGCGTGGCTTCGTGCAAAAATTCCGCTGCGATGCTTTTTGTTTCAGCAAAAGTTTCTCAACTCGCGCTTCTTCCTCAGGGACAAGTGGAAAGAAAACAACGCGTGCAAAGCATGGTGGCGCAGATGGACGAAGAAGGATTCGGCAACTGCACAATGACCGGCTCCTGCGAAGCGGATTGTCCGAAAGAAATTTCCATCCTGCATATTGCGAGGATGAACAGAGAATATATGATGTCAAACATAATCGAATAA
- a CDS encoding YbjQ family protein gives MDAHNITTAFQLDGFQITKNLGIVRGITVRSRSVLGNIGAGFQALVGGNISIYTELCEKARIEAFEIMIRHAEQIGANAIIGMRYDANEVSAGITEVLCYGTAVVVEKA, from the coding sequence ATGGACGCACACAACATCACCACCGCATTTCAATTAGACGGATTTCAGATTACAAAAAATCTCGGAATCGTAAGAGGAATTACCGTTCGCTCGCGCAGTGTGCTCGGAAATATTGGCGCGGGATTTCAGGCGCTGGTGGGCGGAAATATTTCCATTTACACCGAGCTCTGCGAGAAGGCGCGCATCGAAGCGTTTGAAATTATGATTCGCCACGCAGAACAAATCGGAGCGAATGCAATTATCGGAATGCGCTACGATGCCAATGAAGTTTCAGCGGGAATCACGGAAGTTCTCTGCTATGGAACTGCGGTTGTGGTTGAGAAAGCATAG